TGCAACGTAATATGCAACCTTGTTGATGTAGGCCtaaactttcaaatatttgtttttactttcataGACAAAAGTATGTGGTTTGTGGTTATTTTCGCGTATTGTTCCACAATTCCCCACCATCAtaagatttgttttatttacaaacaaaaatcagGAGATCCTAAGTAAATGTGAAACATTGATATGTactataaaaataaagaaaacacataCTTTGCTTAATtccaatgaaatttgaaaatcattatCATTAATCATAGCTCATACAAAGTGATATGATGCGCGATCAATATATATTCCTGGTTTAACAGATCGTAACCTATTCCAGCCAAATGTCTTATAAGAATATTATGTCCAAAGTCATTGCGTATTCGAAAAATATAACCTTCGATAGCTTCTCTCGACCACTTTACTTAGAGTAAAAGAATCCGGAATACAGGATAAATTTGGAAAGACCTTATATCCAACTAAATAGGCAGAGACCTTTAAAAATCtcaaaaattcaatattttgttgATTTGATCTTCTATTTGTTTGTGTCTTCATAATTTAGATCAATGCGACgagatgtttttaatttaacacTGAAATTACATTGCTGAACATTGATACTTAATATGGTGACGATACGTTTGTACATATAGGCTACCTCTGTGTATTATTGTTATGTTAGCTTGGCAATACTATTAGCTATTGGTATACATTTCTTAACCGAGTATGTCATAGTACCTTTAAAAGGCACCGGACTTTACTTTAATTAGACTAACAGTTACCCCAATCCCATACTCGTAGATACATAACCTTTACATCATAAATAACAACACAAATAAAGTGTTACttagaaagaaaaagaacaaccGTAAGATAACAAAATATGGAGGAAGTTCTAATGCCACAACTTGTTGTCAGCCAGCAGAAgattttgcatttttcattaGCTATCTTGTTTTCTATATTTTCCTCTGAAGTTTAATTCACCATTTTcgattgtaaaaaaaagtatttccttctcaaaataaactgaaattcCAGAGCAATGTCTGTGTTTGTTTTATGATGAAAAATACAATAGTAACAATTAATTTAAAGGAAATGCCACGTATAGGATTTTCTAAAAAACATGtcgtaatttatttattctgttTCATTAGCTAACAAATCTATACTTGAATTTGCTATTTCTGGTTCCGTtgtcactttaaaaaaaagggttGATATGTTTTTACAACATAACCTGTAACTACATTCGCATTGTTCAATCTTCATCACTTTATTGATTTCGTTATGTTTAGCAAAGCTGGTTCGAAAATGTTAAATCGTCACACTCCCGAACACCTCCCCAGCCAAAATATACTAATATAATTAAGTTTTCAAAGGCAGCATAAAAACCTTACAAGAAATTATCAGGATTAATTCAGTAAGgtataaatatattgtttccTGGTAGATATAAAACTCTTACACAATGTAAACGAAATAAGTGCATTTTCGCTTTAACTGTCTCGTCAACTTTTTTCTCTTTAGTGTAAATTTTCGAATGCAAAGATTGAGATTATTCTCTGTTTAGAAAGAACGACAATGCctatatcatttatttttttcaaccaGGAAGGTTTAAGATTGGGGAATGTAAGTTAGAATTTAAGAAGGAAGAGTTATCGTTGTAAAAACGTAAACACAATTGAGTAGAATCATTTCCATCTGCTACTCTACACATGTAATTTGGATTTTGATTCATTATCATACGAGCGTTGTCAATTGAGCCGTCGAAGGATCTATGAGTAATGATTATTCGTAGTGAAGTTACTATATGTTTATTTGAATTCTGTTTAGTGTTAACCTATACCATGTTTCTTATAACGGTATATTACCAATATATCTGTTAACACCTCTAAATAGATTCAAACACTCCATGCCTTGGCGATACATTTTTAACCCTCCCACTCCCGTTGTGTGAGAGAGAAACGAGCTTGTTGGcgtaaacattttgaaatggaCATCTTGAGAATAAATAAAAGCGAGGCGAGTGATATGTGTCCATCGCCCGCCTCCCTCTCGTTCCTCTAATTTCAATTGGAATagtttttctttctaattttaaATGAACCAATTTCAATGAAAAGATTTTAGCACCCATATAGTACCCGACATCTTTGCGACCCCAAATCTATTCAACCGGCAATCACTACTTGTTTCGTTAATCGATATATTCAAGTACGCTCAGCAAGTATTTCCATTAATACTTTCCAACGTAAATGGGATTCATACTTCACATTGACTCGGAAATATAATGAGAACCTGTTtttaaaaagtttgaaatcGTTTTCAGAGCTTGAAATCCAGAGGTCACTGTTTTGAATCATGTTGTATCTATAAACTTCTTTGCTCTATTCCATTGTTAATAAACAACAAAGTCACTTTCCTgttattcattttcatatatgaATTTTCTTTGGTTAGAGTGCCCAACAGACAAGCGATGGATCTaccaatgaaaatatattaggTGAGTGATGCTTACCCCTTTTGATTCCTAatatgtaatttaaataaaaattaaaccatTGTAACATTAGATTTATCATGTAAACAATACCGGAAGTTAATACACAGGAATAAGGGCTTGGATTGCGGAGCTTTGTCTAACGTATTAGCAGAAGAGAATGGAATgtgatttaatatattttcgGGCATTCAAATTCAAAATAGTCGCCACAACTCATGTCAGATATGTCTGTTGAAGTGTAAAGTACGTAGTGATCCGCATTTTTTCTTACAGTCACAGATTTTTTGCAAAGCTACGGGTGTGAGGTCTTTCGAATAGTTTAAATTAAGAACGTTttgtatgctatatatatatcaaccaaTAAAAATAGGCAAAGTTAACAAATAATGAGGACAACTACTTTTTATATTTCATCACATCATAGGTCAACCATCATTTTTCTTCTATCAACAATCGACttatccgagagattgcagaGAAGTTCAGGGGCAATGTTCATCCAATGACTCTTCCGGTGTCTTCATGATCAAACCAGATGGTTATCCGGATCCATTTGAGGTTTACTGTGATAACACTGACAGTTtcggtggatggacggtatgtCTTTGGTTTCTTGGTCTTGTATAAACAATTTTCagactgaaaaaaaatgttcacagCAGCTGGAAGAGTAGTAACGATGCTAGTTATCTCGGTgacaatgttatatatttgtaaGTTACAAGATGGTGGTAAAAAATACGTTCTGTTTTCATTGAGTAAAGATCAAGGCGGCTGTGCTGGATGCCAAAATTTAAAGCATGGAATGATAGATCAGTGACTAACAATCCATTTCGGTAACGAATCTGTCCATAGGTAATACAAAGGCGCACCGACGGGTTTATCGATTTCCAGCGCGACTGGGACAGCTACAAGTCTGGCTTTGGGTTTCTCTCTCATGATTTCTGGCTCGGCAACGAGAAGTTGTCTTTCTTGACCAATCAGAAGAAATACCAACTTGTGATTGAGATAACCACATCAAGCGGTTACTTAATCCGGGTTTCTTACGATCATTTCCGTATAAGTGACGCTTTCAGTCACTTCAAGCTGGGCAACCTCGACAATTATGCTGCAGAGAATACTGGTGAGTTATCACGAACAAATTAGATAACAACGCAATATCATAAaggcttatatatataaatgaagatgTATTGTTTCGTGACGTCGTCAAACATTTCATAAGATGACAGATATGTAGGGTCATATGGGAAATATCACTGACAAACCTCTATGGACCCATTTGGTACATCCCTCTATGGTCAACCATCGTTTCGAAAATAATACATCTGAACTTTACTTATCAAAAACTTAATTTACTTCATTAGGTTACATACATTCctagtaacattaatgtaataatAGTTCCGATTTATTTTATCTTGCAGATGCTATAACATTCTGTCCCAGCAATATGGACATTGATAACTGCAGTACCGCGTGTCAACGAACTTGTGAAGCTCCAGGAATCTGTCAGGATGAGGTCTGTACTGATGGTGAAGTCTGTTTTTGTCCCGATGGATTCTTCATGAAGGGATCTCACTGTGTACCTCCTGAACAATGTGGATGTTACGTATCAGAAGGACAGACGGTCGTACCAGTAAGTACAGGAGCCATCCATTACAGAAATACAAAACGACTCTTTACTTTAATGTAGAAATTGTACGTTACTACTTtgttatatataactttaaTCTCAATTTAAATAATTGCTACAAATTGGAGTGAGAGATGACAGCATATTGTGATATCAACACGTGTTAAACCATAACATACCATTTTTCTGACAGGAAGGTGACTTTTTCGTGAATTTCGGATGTACAAGAAAGGGTGTTTGTAATAACGGACTGATCATCTGGGATGAAGGTTACGCATGCAGTCCGAAAGCGGGGTGTGGCGTACGAAATGACATGCGACAATGCTATTGTGCTAATGGCTACAGAGGGGACGGTGTAAATTGCACGAGGCCACCTAAAGATTGTCAGGAAatttatgatgatgatagtACCAGAATCAACGGTATATACAGAATCAAACCAACCGGATGGACCGGGTCAGCATTTGAGGTATACTgtaacatgactgacggaggaggatggacggtaagtgaTATAGACTAATACGAACTTAATACTTTATAAGTAGATCTTGGACTGATACATTTTACTCTGGTTTAAAAGTTACTTTAATCTTAACTATTCTTTTCATCGATCTATGTCAGATCTTGGATTGATCatcattttctttgtctttgtattcagttttatattttataaattttcatatGATTAGATATTTTACCGCAGTCTATCGACATTTATGCATTATGCGACTATCATCATGTTTATTCTTCACCTCGATGACTGTgatattgaaattaatttttattatacTTATTTCATTGCCTAGGTTGAAACTTTTCACCTGTCACATTACCTTAAAAGGTAATTTAAGAATATGAGATTTCAGACTTTACATCGGAAATTCCAccaatgtttgttttattagcgatatttttattttcattttgaaattttaaaggTGTTCCAACGACGTGTCGATGGGAATGAGGACTTCTATCTTGGATGGGACAGCTACAAGCAAGGCtttggaaatttaagtattaattTTTGGCTCGGAAATGATAAACTTTATTATTTGACCAACCAAAAAAGATATGAAATGAGAGTCGACTTAGTGAATAAATTAGGAGATCCGTACTACGCCAAGTTTGACTTTTTTAGAATAAACGATGAAAGCGACAACTATCGGCTATCCGGTCTTGGGACCTACAGTGGAACAGCAGGTTTGTAGTCTACATATCTCTTTCAAAACTAAATACGGCATTTCAGCCTTACTAGTAGGGAGACAACATAACTACGACAAACTGTTAACACCAACAGGTTATCGTTCGATCGATACTTAGTCTCTCTAGAAATATGTTATAACTTCATTTAAAGAATACTATATATTAACATCACCTTAAGGAATAAGGCCAGGATGGCAGTCAGATGAAAGATATATTATACTTGAAGAAGATAGCCGGATTGGCGGAATGGAAAATTGCTTGAAAATAGGAAAATTCCTACAGTTGTTTTTTATAGTTTACAAGTTCCACGATCCTGCCAACATTTTCTAATATATACACTGGCTGGACACTAATTGCAATCATCGTAGAACAATTAGTAAGAATCAATGATTAACTACATACATACAGGAAGAAAACGCTGTCTGtatcacatttaaaaaaaactgataaaacTCAGGCCACATAGGATATGGTAAGAAGGCTAAACAATACCTAAATTTTAACTTACAATTCATTGTATTCAAGTTATCTATCTACAAACGGGTGTTAATTGTCTCCGTTTGTCTTTAAAAGTAGTAAATAACCGACGGACCTGCTCAGAACATATAAAACTGATCTACATATCCTTACATTTGTCAATTTCTTTACGACGAATTCTGGGGGTGGTACAACGGTTAGATACATTGAGcgaaacttgttttttttttcatttcattgatcCAAGTGAATAATATAAGTAAGAAGATAATAGAAGATGCAGTATTAACAATTCCCAGAGCGCAAACAACGAGTATTTTTCTCATATGCAACAGTTATGTTAACATATTTCATCACTATGCATACATGTAAGTACACCTCTCATAAATTGGTGTTCAATAATAAACCACACCAATTATACACTACTTATATTGTGATTATTTAATAGTGCAATAACAAAACAAGTGAATGTTACTCTGGAAAAATATAAGCATGCTGTACGTAGTTTATTAAGTAGGTCTTCCCAAAATGACAATGTTCGTATTTGTGATCAGCTAGATATATATTTGACGGCAACATGATGATCCTCGATGATCAGATGTCTCTTAGAGATAAACACTGTAATGTAATTATATAGTGCGGTGttcaataaaagagaaaatgatgGTCATTATGTGTAAAACTtagtacaataaaatataaattaacaaCTATGTCAACCCGATAATAGTTATCAACCAAAGAAGTTCTTGTTAACACTAAAACTAGATTTATAAATTTGCATATCGaaattgaaatcaaaataattaaGCAACCAGACTGAGTATGTGTTAGTGCGATgtaattacaaaaaaataaaaaaataaacaaggttTAACATGCATCGGACGTACATTTATGTTGATGGGTATTGATGGTGTgtttttgtatttaattctTTCTTCTAGGAGATTCTCTAAATTATCACCGAAACCAACAGTTTACTACAAAGGACCGAGACAATGACGGTAATGGTTATAATTGTGCCGTTTATTATGAAGGTCCATGGTGGTACAATAACTGTTATAATTTCAACTTGAATGGTGTCTACGGGGAGAAGAATCTTGCTTGGCATCATCTCCCTGGACAGatttattatgttaaatttgcAGAGATGAAGATCCGCCCTATCTAGAGACTGAATCAGATGTAAGAAGAAACCTATTACATCGCTGACCATCAACAAAATAAGAGCTTAAGAGATTCATTTTAAGGACAattgaatgttttttat
This window of the Apostichopus japonicus isolate 1M-3 chromosome 9, ASM3797524v1, whole genome shotgun sequence genome carries:
- the LOC139973944 gene encoding uncharacterized protein gives rise to the protein MISKFYSLFQFLFFMWTTSCLVFRESSAQQTSDGSTNENILGQPSFFFYQQSTYPRDCREVQGQCSSNDSSGVFMIKPDGYPDPFEVYCDNTDSFGGWTVIQRRTDGFIDFQRDWDSYKSGFGFLSHDFWLGNEKLSFLTNQKKYQLVIEITTSSGYLIRVSYDHFRISDAFSHFKLGNLDNYAAENTDAITFCPSNMDIDNCSTACQRTCEAPGICQDEVCTDGEVCFCPDGFFMKGSHCVPPEQCGCYVSEGQTVVPEGDFFVNFGCTRKGVCNNGLIIWDEGYACSPKAGCGVRNDMRQCYCANGYRGDGVNCTRPPKDCQEIYDDDSTRINGIYRIKPTGWTGSAFEVYCNMTDGGGWTVSDID